The Ancylobacter sp. SL191 nucleotide sequence TTATGCTCAATACATTAGATACTCACTGAATATCGGTGACGATGGCAACTTCGCGCAAGTCGCCAAGGAACTTCTCACAGGTACATCGCCGCACGATATCCGCTACGGCTACGGGCTTTTCTGGTACAAGATCGGCGAGTGGCTGTTTGCGCTGTTCGGCCCGAGCTTTCTACTGGCGCAAGTGGTGTTCTTTGCCTTCATGGCGGTGACGGCAGCGTTTGTCTTCGCTGCGGTTCATCGAGTCACCCAAAGCTGGATCGCCGGCGTGCTTGCCGGCCTGCTGGCGGCGCTGGTGCCGAACTTTCCCCCGACGGCGTTCTACGGCTTCTGCTCCCTCATCAATCTCTTCACCCTCGCGGGCATGGCGCTGCATTGGCGCGCGCTGTCGGGGCGGGAGGTGGTGCCGGCGGCGGTCGCCCTGGCCCTCACCTTCCTGATACGGCCGGACTTCGGCTACGCCTTCAGCCTGCCCTTCATCGGCCTGCTGGTGCTGACCGGGATCGTGCAGGGGCGCCAACGCCTGCTGAGGCTGGCGGCTATCGCCCTCGGAACGCTGGCGATCGTGCTGCTGCCGGTGGCCATCATGGCCCTCAAGGGCGGTTATCTCGGCCTCATGGTCGACGATGTGCTGGCCTATCCCCGCACCATGGCGCAGTTCCTGCTGCCGAGTTCCGAAGCGAATCCGGATGCCGTGCCAGCGGATGCGGGCACCCTGATGCAGCGCCCGCCGGTCGCGACGATCTGGGAGGGCTCCTGGCAGGCCGCCGGCTACGCCTTCGCGGTCTATGCGCCGGTGGTCGGCCTCGCCGCCTTTGTGCTGATCCAGCTCGGCGGGGCGGCCCTGCGCGCCCTCGCCTCACCGGCGCGAGTCTTCGACCATCTGGTGCTGGCCGCCGCGCTGTTCGTCGTGCCGCTGGCCTCGTTTCCCCATTACATGCTGTTCCGCCCGGACCTGCCGCATGTCGCGAACTTCATGCCGGGCTATATCGCGCTGATGGCCATCTTCGCCTGGCAGGTAAGCGGCGGCGATATTCTCACCGGGCAGCGCTATGGCCGGGCGCGGCGACTATGGCTGCGGCTGATCGGCTGGCTTGTCGCGCTCGTCATCATTGCCTCGCTGGCGGTCTATGGCGGCATCGGCCTCACTTTGCCCGGCACCGGCGCGATCACCCGCTCCTACGGCGCCGACCAGCCTTTCACGATCGCGACGGGCGAGACGCGCTATGTGCCCGCCGAGGACAAGGCCCAGCTGGGCGAGCTGAAAAACCTCATCGAGGCCCATTCCGCGCCGGGCGAGCGCATCGTCTGCCTGCCCTTCTGCCCCGGCCTCGCTTTCATCAGCGACCGGCGCATGCTGCTGCGCGAATATTATGCCGATGACAGCTTCCTGCTGACGGATCCCGGCTGGATCGACCGGACCATCGAGAAGACGCTGAGCGCCAGGACGCCGGTGGTGGTCATCTTTGACTGGGCCGTCAACGGCACCGAGATTTCCCGCGTGAAGGTGTGGGCGAAGCGCTATGTCGATGCGCTGCGCGCGGCCGGCTACCGGGAGATCACAGTCGGCGGCGTCATGGTCTATGTGCGGCCGGAAGCGGCGCCGACGCCCTGAGGCGCGAGGCTGGCGGAACGACCGTCATCCGCCATCGCCGACGAACGCCACCACCAAGTCGCGCCGATGCGCCCGCGCGCGGTGCTCGATGAGGTAGATGCCCTGCCAGGTGCCGAGCGCCATGCGCCCGCCCATGACGGGAATGGCGAGATGGATGCCGGTGAGCACGCTCTTCACATGGGCGGGCATGTCGTCCGGCCCCTCGAGATCATGCACCCAGCCGGCATGTTCCGGAGCGAGCCGGTCGAGCGCGGTGAGAAGGTCCAGCTGCACCTCGGGGCTGGCATTCTCCTGGATGGTGAGTGAGGCCGAGGTGTGCCGGCAGAACAGGCTCACCTCTCCATCGCCGGCGCCAATCGTGGCGAGAAACTGGCTAAGCGCGCCCGTCACCTCGGTGAAGGAGCGGCCCTTCGTGTCGACACTCAGAACGGTCGAGACCCGGCGCGTGACAAGGGTTTCGCGGATCTCGCCGGCGCGGATGCGGCTCATGGGGATACCTCCTTGCCCTAGGGTAAGCTGGACGAACGCGCCCGGCTGGGTTTGGATAGGCCCGTTCAGCCCCCGGTGACAGACCCAATCCACTCCCGTTCACGGAGCGCGTCTCGTTCATGTCGTCCGCCCTCGCCGACACCCAAACGGCCCGTAATGCCGCCGCGCTGACGCTCGATCCGTCGGTGTTCGACCCGGCCGCCATCGCCCCCGATACGCGCGCGCTCAATGCCGCCATCGTCAAGGCGCTCGGCGCCGTGCCGGACCGCTGGGTGTTTCCCATGGCGATGCTGCGCAAGCTGCGGCTGGAGGGCAAGGGCCCGTTCCCCCTCGCGCCGGAGAGCCCCTATGCGCAGGTGATCGAGATCGAGGGCAAGCGCGGGCCGGTGGCGCTGCGCATCCTCACCCCGCCGACGACGCCCAAGGGCGTCTATCTGCACATCCATGGCGGCGGCTGGTGCCTCGGCTCGGCGCGGGAGAATGACGGCATCAATCACCGCTTCGTCGAGCGCACCGGCTTTGCCGTGGTCTCCGTCGATTACGGCCTCGCCCCCGAGCAGCCCTGGCCGGCGGCGCCGGATGATTGCGAGGCGGCCGCGCTCTGGCTGGTGCGCGAGGGCCCGGGGCGCTTCAGCACCGAGCGCTTCGCCATTGGCGGCGAATCGGCCGGCGGGAACCTCGCGGTCGCCACGCTGCTCAGGCTGCGCGACCGGCACGGGCTCACCCCCTTCCGCGCCGCCAATCTCACCGCGGGCTGCTACGACCTCGGCCTGACGCCGAGCGCGCGGCAGTGGGGCGACGAGCCCCTGGTGCTCAACACCCGCGATATCAACGTGTTTGTCGGGCATTATCTGCGCGAGGGCGGCGACATCGCCGACCCCGACATCTCCCCGCTGCACGCCGATCTCAAAGGCCTGCCGCCGGCGCTGTTCACGGTGGGCACGCGCGACGCATTGCTCGACGACACGCTGTTCCTCGCGCCGCGCTGGCTGGCGGCGGGCAATGCGGCCGAGCTCGCCGTCTATCCCGGCGGCTGCCATGTGTTCATCGGCTTTCCCGGCACGCTGGCTGATCAGGCGCTGGCCCGCAGCCACGCCTTCATCAGCGCCTGCTGAGCGGGACGACAGGGTTCAGAGCTTCTCGCCCTGCGGCGCCGGCTCGCCGCGCAGGCGGTTCACCATGTCCATGAAGCGGCGGAAGGCGTGTTCGGCGACGTCCAGTGCTTCGTCGAGCCGCTTGCGAGCTTCCTCGGTCATCGGCGCGTCCGGCGCGCCCTCCTTCCCCGCCGGCGGGGCCATGATGTCGGGCACGCCGGCGCGGCCCTTTTCCAGCTCCGCGATACGGGCCTGAAGGCGGCTGATCTCCGCCTCCAGCGCCGCGCGATCCTCCGGCACCGCCTCGCAGACATAGGCGCCCGCCTTGGCCGAGCAGAAGGACAGGGCGCCCGTGCGCGTGTCGAGCTTCAGGACGCCACCCTCGACCGCCTGCAGGCTGAAGCCGGGCGCGGGCGCGGCGGGGCCGGGTGTGGTGCCGGGTGTGGCCGTGGTGGCGCCCGCCTGGGCGAGAGCCGGCGGCGCCACCGCCACGAGGGGCAGAGCGGCGACGGCGGCAAGAGCGGCAAGGTGGCGAAGCGCCTTCATGGTGGTCCTCCGTCGGTCAGGTCGCCACCGCACGGGCGCCTGTTCAGGGCGTAAACGGCGCGCGGCCGCTGGCAAGGGCGGCGTCGAGCAGGTCGAGCCGGTCCTGTCCCCAGAACACCTCGCCATCTAGGACATAGGAAGGTGACCCGAAGACGTCAGCCTCCACCGCGGCATCGTGATTGCCCTTGTAGATGGTCAGCGTGCGCTCGCCCCGCGCGGCCTCGATCAGGCTCTCAGGCAGGCCGAACTCGGCGAGCACGGCGGACAGCGTCGCCGCATCGGCCATGTTCTCCTGGCGCTGCCAGATTCCGGCGCCGAGGCGGGCGACCAGCGGGGCCGGGTCATGCCCGGCGAGCTGGGCGGCGATGATGAGCCGGTCGGCGAGGTTCGGGTCGAACGGCCAGTGCGCCGGGCTGATATGGAAATCGAGGCCCCGCGCCAGCCGCCAGCGTTTCAGCTCCAAAAGCCGGTAGCGCTGGCGCGCCGGGTGGCGCTTGGGCAGCGGCAGGCCACCGGTGTCGGCGAACAGCTCGCCGAGCAGCACCGGCTTGAAATTGATCCGGGCGCCATGGCGGGCGGCAATGTCGAGGAACAGCGGAAAGCCGATGAAGGCCCAGGGGCTCTGGGTCGAGAAATAATAGTCGATGGAACGGGAGGTGGAGGTGGACATGGGCGCCTCGGGCTGCGGCGCTCAGGCGGGCGCCGGAATCACGCCGCGAACGCTAAAGCACCACCCGCTCCGGCGCAAAGCCCCCCCAAAACGCCGACGGCGCCCCACGAGGGAGCGCCGCCAAACGGACAATCGAGGAGAAAAGCGTAGGCGCCGAAATCAGGCGGCGACGCGGGCCGGGAAGGCGGCAACCATCTGGCGGAGCTCGTCGATGGCCTCGTCGATCTCGACCTTCTGCTGCTCGAGAAGGGCGAGCTGCTCGGCGCACTTCTCGCGGGTCAGCGCCAGACCGCCATTCGGCATCGCCGAACCTTCGCGCAGGGCGACCATCGCCTTGATCTCGGCGAGGGTGAAGCCGAGCTTCTTGCCCTTGAGGATGATGGCGAGGCGGGCGCGCTCGGCGGCGGTGTAGAGGCGGGTCAGGCCCTCGCGGCGCGGCGACAGGAGGCCCTTGTCCTCATAGAAGCGCAGGGCGCGCAGCGTCACATCGAACTCACGGGCGAGATCGCCAATGGTGAAGTACTGGGTCTCGCTGCTGGCGAGCGAGGCATCGACGGCGCGATCGGCTTCAAAAGAGGAGAAATCCATCGGGGCGACTCCAGAGGGTTTTGACGGGGACACGTCAGTGAAGTTGACGCAGTCTCGCAGACCGGCTTCCGCTAGGGGAGAAAGTCGCACCCTCCCTTAGGGCAACTTACTGTTAAACGACCCATCAACCGCTTGTTACCAATCGATTTTTCGGATTACGGCGAGAATACGGCACGCGTCGAAACCGCCGCGTTAAGCGGTGTGAGGGGCGCTGAGTTTACCTTCGGACATGACGGCAATGCAGGGAAAGGCACCCGCCGCCGACTCATTTGCGACGGCGGTGGGTGGCGCGCCGGCATGGGACGGCCCACCGCGACTCTCAAAAGCGGAGCGGGGCGTCCGCGCGGCAGTTTTTCAGGGGCATCGCCACGTCGTGGTTAATCGGCGGTAGCGCATTAACGCGACATTTACCAAGAAATTGAACAGTCGGTCGCATGAGCTCCAGCGCTGGAGGTGGCGATTCTCGCCTCGCCCGCGCCGATGCGACGGAGACCCCAGGTGAGGCAAGGCGCCCCTTCGACGACGGGCCACATCGCGCCCGAAGCATGGCGAGCGATGAGCGAGGCCGCACGCCAGGCCGGCCTGCCGCTCGACCAGTGGCTGAAGGACCAGCTTCTCGCCTCCAATGCCGGGGCGATGCAGACGGCGAACGCCGTCGGCGGCACGGTGGACGACCTCCAACGCCGTGTGCAGGAGCTGTCCGGCGTGATCGACCGTCTGGTCAGCGCCGCCCCCGCGAGCATGTCCGCCGGGCTTGCCGACACCCGCGGCACCGAGACCCACCCCGTCGAGGCCCGCGCCGTCGAGCCGCGCCGCGAGGCGCTGCGCATGGACAGCTATGCGACGGCGGCCACCGCGACCGCGGGGGTGGCAACCGCGCGCCCCGCGCCGGCACCTTCCGCCGAGAACCGGCTCGATGCCGCGCTGCGCCAGATCAATGAGCGCCTCGATTCGATGAACGCCCCGCGCCAGCGCGCCGCCGCGTCGGCGGGAATGGCAAGCGCTCAGATGGCGAGCGCGTCCAACCAGTACTTCGACCGGCGGGCGAACGAGATCGTGCGCACCGCCGAGACGCTGGCCCGCGCCGGCCAGCCCCTCGCCAGCGCCCAGTCCGTCAGCGCGCCGCCCGCGAGCAGCCCTCGGCTGGCCGATCCGCGGGCCCGTTTCACCGATGCCGTGCCCGGCCCGGCGGCGATCGAGGCGGCGGTGGCGGAGATCGCCGCGCGCCAGAACGAACTCGACGCTGCCCGCGAGACGCTGCGCGAACCGGCCCGCGAGACTCTTCGTGAGCCGATCCGCGAGGCAAACCACGATTATTCCCGCGATGTCCGCGGCGAGATTGGCCGCGAGCGCCGCATCTCCTCCCCGCCCTCGGCCCCGATGACGCCGCCCGCTGGCGCCGCCGCGCCGCGCCCTTTGCTCATCAATGAGCAGATCGGCGCGCTGCAGCGTGAGCTCGGCGACATGCGCGCGAGCGTCAGCGAACTCGCCCCGCGTCGCGCGGTGGACGACCTCCAGCGCACCGTGACCCGCCTCGCCGAGCGCGCCGAACGCGCCCAGCTCGGCGATGAGGACATGCGCGCCAGCCTTGGCGCGATGCGCGAGATGATCGGCTCGCTCAAGCTGCCGGAGCACCCGGCGGTGCTGATCGGCCGCATCGAGACGCTCGAGCGCAAGATCGACATCGTCAACGCCAAGAGCGTGGACGGCGCCGCCATCGCCCGGCTCCAGGCGCAGGCGAGCGAGATCCGCGACCTTCTCGGCCGCGCGCTGTCGACCGACGCGCTGCGCCTGCTCGCCGAGCAGGTGGCGCTGCTCGCCGCCAAGGTGAGCCAGATGCCGGTGGTGGACGAGGCGATGATCCGCTCGGCCGTCGGCCAGATCGAGCGCCGCATCGACCATCTCGCCGACCGGATCGGCAACCAGCCCGCGCCCACCATCCCGCTCGGCGACATTTTCAGCCGCCTCGATTCGATCCAGAACGGCCTCGCCAGCGTGCGCCGCGAGGTGCCGGCCGAGGTCGAGCCGCTGATCCGGGGCCTCGCCGACCGCATCGAGCGCATCGAGCGCCCGGTGGCAATGCCCGATCACGGCCCGCGCTTCGACGCGCTGAGCCGGCAGGTCGCCGCCATCGCCGAGAAGCTCGACAATGCCGGCGACCCGGCGACCAAGATCGGCGGCCAGCTCGCCACCATCGAGCGCGCGGTGAACGACCTGTTCATCCAGATGGAAGAGACCCGCGCCACCATCCTCGCCAATGCCGGCCACCGGCCGCGCGGTGGCGGCACGGGCGGGCAATTGCTGAAGCGCGAGATCGCCGCCATCGAGGCGAACCGCGCGGCCGCCGTCGCCCCCGCTTCCACGCCGGTGGCCGCCGTCCTGGAGGCGCCCGCCGCGCCCCCGCAGGCGCTCCCGCAGGCGACACCCCCGCAGGCCCCGGCCCCGTCGGTCGCGGCCGAGCCGCAGCCCATCTTCACCCCGCCGCCGGCCTCGATCCCCAAGCCCTTCGAGCCGCAGCTCATGCGCGCGGCGCTGGAGGAGCTCTCGCGCTCCCCCGAGGTCGCCGCCGCCTTCGTCACGCCGCAGATGGCGCCGGAAGCCGCGTCGGCGCCGGTCGCCCCGCAGCTTGCCGCCGCTCCTGCCGCCGCCGCGGCTCCCGCCTCCCCGGCCTTCGAGCCGGATGAGGGGGCACTGATCGGCGCGCTGGGCGATGATTACGCCTATGACGCCAACGCCCGCCTGAGCGAGGATGAGGAGCCCGAGGCGCGGGGGACCGGCGCGCCGAGCCGCACCCAGTTCATCGCGCAGGCCCGCCGGGCGACCCAGCCCGCCTCCGTCGTGCTGCCGGAGATGCACAGCCGCATCGGCGACCGTCATCAGCGCCCCCGGCCGGTGTCGGCCAGCCGGCGCTGGCTCGCGCGCATCCGCGCCATGCTGCTGATCGGCATGTGCGGCTCGGCCATGGCCTATGGCTCCTGGCACCTGCTCACCACCATGCGCGAGGCGCAGCTGCGCGCCAGGGCGCCGGTCGCCCCTGCCAGCAATGTCGCCCGCCCGGCGGCGCCCACGGCCGCACCCGGTTCGCTGCCGTCGCCCGACGACATCACCGGCTCCATCGGCGCGCCGCGCAGCGTCACGCCGCAGGTGATCCCGGCGCCCGCCCCCGCCCCGGAGGCGACCCCAAGCGAGCCGGTGACACCGCTGCCCGGCCCGTCTTCCAGCCTGTTCGTGCCCTCGGACCTGCCGGCCGCGATTGGCGGGCA carries:
- a CDS encoding secondary thiamine-phosphate synthase enzyme YjbQ yields the protein MSRIRAGEIRETLVTRRVSTVLSVDTKGRSFTEVTGALSQFLATIGAGDGEVSLFCRHTSASLTIQENASPEVQLDLLTALDRLAPEHAGWVHDLEGPDDMPAHVKSVLTGIHLAIPVMGGRMALGTWQGIYLIEHRARAHRRDLVVAFVGDGG
- a CDS encoding alpha/beta hydrolase → MSSALADTQTARNAAALTLDPSVFDPAAIAPDTRALNAAIVKALGAVPDRWVFPMAMLRKLRLEGKGPFPLAPESPYAQVIEIEGKRGPVALRILTPPTTPKGVYLHIHGGGWCLGSARENDGINHRFVERTGFAVVSVDYGLAPEQPWPAAPDDCEAAALWLVREGPGRFSTERFAIGGESAGGNLAVATLLRLRDRHGLTPFRAANLTAGCYDLGLTPSARQWGDEPLVLNTRDINVFVGHYLREGGDIADPDISPLHADLKGLPPALFTVGTRDALLDDTLFLAPRWLAAGNAAELAVYPGGCHVFIGFPGTLADQALARSHAFISAC
- a CDS encoding 2-hydroxychromene-2-carboxylate isomerase translates to MSTSTSRSIDYYFSTQSPWAFIGFPLFLDIAARHGARINFKPVLLGELFADTGGLPLPKRHPARQRYRLLELKRWRLARGLDFHISPAHWPFDPNLADRLIIAAQLAGHDPAPLVARLGAGIWQRQENMADAATLSAVLAEFGLPESLIEAARGERTLTIYKGNHDAAVEADVFGSPSYVLDGEVFWGQDRLDLLDAALASGRAPFTP
- a CDS encoding tetratricopeptide repeat protein; the protein is MSEAARQAGLPLDQWLKDQLLASNAGAMQTANAVGGTVDDLQRRVQELSGVIDRLVSAAPASMSAGLADTRGTETHPVEARAVEPRREALRMDSYATAATATAGVATARPAPAPSAENRLDAALRQINERLDSMNAPRQRAAASAGMASAQMASASNQYFDRRANEIVRTAETLARAGQPLASAQSVSAPPASSPRLADPRARFTDAVPGPAAIEAAVAEIAARQNELDAARETLREPARETLREPIREANHDYSRDVRGEIGRERRISSPPSAPMTPPAGAAAPRPLLINEQIGALQRELGDMRASVSELAPRRAVDDLQRTVTRLAERAERAQLGDEDMRASLGAMREMIGSLKLPEHPAVLIGRIETLERKIDIVNAKSVDGAAIARLQAQASEIRDLLGRALSTDALRLLAEQVALLAAKVSQMPVVDEAMIRSAVGQIERRIDHLADRIGNQPAPTIPLGDIFSRLDSIQNGLASVRREVPAEVEPLIRGLADRIERIERPVAMPDHGPRFDALSRQVAAIAEKLDNAGDPATKIGGQLATIERAVNDLFIQMEETRATILANAGHRPRGGGTGGQLLKREIAAIEANRAAAVAPASTPVAAVLEAPAAPPQALPQATPPQAPAPSVAAEPQPIFTPPPASIPKPFEPQLMRAALEELSRSPEVAAAFVTPQMAPEAASAPVAPQLAAAPAAAAAPASPAFEPDEGALIGALGDDYAYDANARLSEDEEPEARGTGAPSRTQFIAQARRATQPASVVLPEMHSRIGDRHQRPRPVSASRRWLARIRAMLLIGMCGSAMAYGSWHLLTTMREAQLRARAPVAPASNVARPAAPTAAPGSLPSPDDITGSIGAPRSVTPQVIPAPAPAPEATPSEPVTPLPGPSSSLFVPSDLPAAIGGQGLRSAALAGDPAAAYEIGHRFLDGIGVTASPARAAEWFEFAATNGSVPAAYRLGAIYEKGLDGVARDVARARQLYEQAANAGNVRAMHNLGVLLAAGVDGQPDYRTAAQWFARAAERGVRDSQYNLAVLYARGFGVAVDLPQAWRWFSLAAAAGDAEAAVKRDEIAGKLDAKALASARAAIAKWTPTLVDAKANGSDWTADGTTPKKTASR
- a CDS encoding MerR family transcriptional regulator — translated: MDFSSFEADRAVDASLASSETQYFTIGDLAREFDVTLRALRFYEDKGLLSPRREGLTRLYTAAERARLAIILKGKKLGFTLAEIKAMVALREGSAMPNGGLALTREKCAEQLALLEQQKVEIDEAIDELRQMVAAFPARVAA